A single genomic interval of Xiphophorus couchianus chromosome 2, X_couchianus-1.0, whole genome shotgun sequence harbors:
- the slc38a8a gene encoding putative sodium-coupled neutral amino acid transporter 8a — MEELARESISLLASTSAKPPLDVGPRLGSMGAVFIMLKSALGAGLLNFPWAFARAGGVRSAVTVELISLVFLISGLIILGYSSSISRQHTYQAVVKELCGTAIGQLCEICFIFNLFMISVAFLVVVNDQLEKLCNTLYELVTALPKSEMPYHFYTDHRFALVLLCFFLIMPMSIPKEIAIQKYTSVLGTVAATYLTVSIIIKYFTMPNVPDHRSPFYSSGTGAWESMFSVIPTICFGFQCHEASIAIYSSMENQRLSHWAFVSVVAMIICLIIYSLTGVYGYLTFGKTVAPDILMSYSNHDKLMLVARLLFGVSIITIYPIIVLLGRSVIQDPLLSRWRRRDEALMVKFECRSRWVLTVLWIMTTLLIAVFVPDISKVISVIGGISAFFIFIFPGLCLMFAMQSEPVSCKTRITLTIWGAVTLICGAFIFGQSTTVAVMELLGKI; from the exons ATGGAAGAGTTAGCTAGGGAGAGCATCAGCCTGCTGGCCTCAACCTCTGCCAAGCCACCGCTAGACGTGGGGCCCCGGCTGGGCTCCATGGGAGCCGTCTTCATCATGCTGAAGTCCGCTTTGGGCGCCGGACTGCTGAACTTCCCCTGGGCGTTCGCTAGAGCCGGGGGCGTTCGGAGCGCGGTCACCGTGGAGCTG ATCTCGCTCGTGTTCCTGATCAGTGGCCTGATCATTCTGGGTTATTCCTCCTCTATCAGTCGTCAACACACCTACCAGGCGGTGGTGAAGGAGCTGTGCGGCACGGCCATTGGTCAGTTGTGTGAGATCTGCTTCATCTTCAACCTTTTCATGATCTCTGTGGCCTTTCTGGTCGTAGTGAATGACCAGCTGGAAAAGT TGTGCAACACTCTGTATGAGCTGGTGACTGCTCTGCCAAAATCTGAGATGCCCTATCATTTTTACACTGACCACCGATTTGCCCTAGTTCTGCTCTGCTTCTTCCTCATCATGCCAATGTCCATCCCCAAGGAGATCGCTATCCAAAAATACACCAG TGTTCTGGGTACTGTAGCTGCAACCTACCTGACAGTATCCATAATCATAAAGTACTTCACCATGCCGAATGTTCCAGATCACAGAAGCCCTTTCTACTCCAGTGG GACTGGCGCCTGGGAATCGATGTTCAGCGTGATCCCAACCATCTGCTTTGGTTTCCAG TGCCATGAGGCTTCCATCGCCATCTACAGCAGCATGGAGAACCAGCGGCTTTCTCACTGGGCCTTTGTCTCTGTGGTTGCGatgattatctgtctcattatTTACTCCCTCACAG GAGTTTATGGATACCTGACATTTGGAAAGACTGTGGCTCCGGATATTTTAATGTCGTACTCCAATCATGACAAACTCATGCTCGTTGCCAGACTGCTGTTTGGAGTCTCCATCATCACCATCTATCCTATCATCGTGTTGCTGGGCAG ATCAGTGATTCAGGACCCTCTGCTGAGTCGGTGGAGGAGACGGGACGAGGCGCTGATGGTGAAGTTTGAATGTCGCAGCCGATGGGTTCTGACGGTTCTGTGGATAATGACGACGCTACTCATTGCTGTGTTTGTACCAGACATCAGTAAAGTTATCAGTGTCATTGGAGGAATCAGTGCCTTTTTCATCTTTATATTCCCAG GACTCTGTTTGATGTTTGCCATGCAATCTGAGCCAGTATCCTGCAAGACCAG